One Pseudonocardia sediminis DNA window includes the following coding sequences:
- a CDS encoding ATP-binding protein, whose amino-acid sequence MSEDPLLTSLLAAVAAAPGDVPLRLHLAERLADAGRVPEALQHTTAALAAEPGHPGAIALLQRLTTALTTGSAPTTATTADEPALPVADAPADPPADEPVEEPHEPAGFDWARAEEQVADIAEPVSAFDDGGGPGGSGDSDVEWAERPDVRLDDVGGMEHVKSRLELSFLGPMRNPEMAKAFGKRPGGGLLLYGPPGCGKTFLARAVAGELGARFSEIGIADVLDMWTGRSERNLAEIFRTARRNAPCVLFLDEVDALGQKRSNLAHSGSLRNTVNTLLSEMDSLSGRNDGVFVLAATNHPWDMDPALRRPGRFDRMLLVLPPDAPARAAILRHHLRDRPVTDLDLDRVVRATEHYSGADLAHLVDTATERALAESMRSGKVRSLTTKDLVAAAREVTPSTGPWFSTARNVALFGNTDGSYDELAAYLKKNRKA is encoded by the coding sequence ATGAGCGAGGACCCGCTTCTGACCAGCCTGCTCGCGGCCGTCGCCGCCGCTCCCGGGGACGTCCCGTTGCGCCTGCACCTCGCCGAGCGGCTGGCCGACGCCGGACGCGTGCCGGAGGCGTTGCAGCACACGACCGCCGCCCTGGCCGCCGAGCCCGGTCACCCCGGGGCGATCGCGCTGCTGCAACGCCTGACGACGGCTCTGACCACGGGTTCCGCTCCGACCACAGCGACCACCGCCGACGAGCCGGCCCTTCCCGTCGCCGACGCCCCGGCCGATCCGCCGGCGGACGAGCCGGTCGAGGAGCCCCACGAGCCCGCCGGCTTCGACTGGGCCCGCGCCGAGGAGCAGGTCGCCGACATCGCCGAGCCGGTGTCGGCGTTCGACGACGGCGGCGGGCCCGGCGGCAGCGGCGACTCCGACGTCGAGTGGGCCGAGCGCCCCGACGTCCGGCTCGACGACGTCGGCGGGATGGAGCACGTCAAGTCCCGTCTGGAGCTGTCGTTCCTGGGCCCGATGCGCAACCCGGAGATGGCGAAGGCGTTCGGCAAGCGCCCCGGCGGCGGGCTGCTGCTCTACGGCCCGCCCGGCTGCGGCAAGACGTTCCTGGCCCGGGCCGTGGCCGGCGAGCTCGGGGCGCGGTTCTCCGAGATCGGGATCGCCGACGTGCTGGACATGTGGACCGGGCGCAGCGAGCGCAACCTCGCGGAGATCTTCCGGACCGCGCGGCGCAACGCCCCGTGCGTGCTGTTCCTCGACGAGGTCGACGCGCTCGGGCAGAAGCGCTCGAACCTGGCGCACTCCGGGAGCCTGCGCAACACCGTCAACACGCTGCTCTCGGAGATGGACTCGCTGTCCGGGCGCAACGACGGCGTGTTCGTCCTGGCCGCGACGAACCACCCGTGGGACATGGACCCGGCGCTGCGCCGCCCGGGGCGTTTCGACCGGATGCTGCTGGTCCTGCCCCCGGACGCGCCCGCCCGGGCCGCGATCTTGCGCCACCACCTGCGCGACCGCCCGGTCACCGACCTGGACCTCGACCGCGTCGTCCGAGCCACCGAGCACTACTCCGGCGCGGACCTGGCGCACCTGGTCGACACCGCCACCGAGCGCGCGCTGGCCGAGTCGATGCGGTCGGGCAAGGTCCGCTCGCTGACGACGAAGGACCTCGTCGCGGCCGCGCGGGAGGTCACCCCGAGCACCGGCCCGTGGTTCTCCACCGCCCGCAACGTCGCCCTGTTCGGCAACACCGACGGCAGCTACGACGAGCTGGCGGCGTACCTGAAGAAGAACCGCAAGGCATGA
- a CDS encoding tetratricopeptide repeat protein → MSGDPRSLVERAEHLRAVGRLDDAERTVREGLTEYPQDPGLLRGLAVLLLAADRDRPDRHEEGLAAAEAACAAEPDAEHPHRLRALHLSMLNRHGEALEAGYRAVTLAPDDRYAATGYARVLQRAGRLADAAQVARRVVDLAPLEAGSHFLLADVTSDLGDRTTARAAYTETLRLDPTHAGARHDLAVLDARSHHPGRALGGLVDAGRLAPGETGVLRTVAAVLWQLSWRLRLVLLVSVFVVLALSARPEGGTAGARIGAVAVLLVGALLARYETRELPKGAWPVIVAAVRADRPLAVTWVALGLCVALYVAVAVTGIGVLAGVVWIVLLGLALLAVIVGATRRHRTRH, encoded by the coding sequence ATGAGCGGGGACCCCCGCTCCCTCGTCGAACGCGCCGAGCACCTGCGGGCCGTCGGGCGTCTCGACGACGCCGAGCGCACCGTCCGCGAGGGGCTGACGGAGTACCCGCAGGACCCCGGGCTGCTCCGTGGCCTGGCCGTGCTGCTGCTGGCCGCAGACCGCGACCGGCCGGACCGGCACGAGGAGGGACTCGCCGCCGCCGAGGCGGCGTGCGCGGCCGAGCCGGACGCCGAGCACCCGCACCGGCTGCGCGCCCTGCACCTGTCGATGCTGAACCGGCACGGTGAGGCGCTGGAGGCCGGCTACCGGGCCGTCACGCTCGCCCCCGACGACCGCTACGCCGCCACCGGCTACGCCCGTGTGCTGCAACGGGCCGGGCGCCTCGCCGACGCCGCGCAGGTCGCCCGCCGGGTCGTCGACCTGGCCCCGCTGGAGGCCGGCTCGCACTTCCTGCTCGCCGACGTCACCAGCGACCTCGGCGACCGGACGACGGCGCGCGCCGCCTACACCGAGACGCTGCGTCTCGACCCCACGCACGCCGGCGCCCGGCACGACCTGGCCGTCCTCGACGCCCGCTCGCACCACCCCGGACGGGCCTTGGGCGGGCTCGTCGACGCCGGGCGGCTCGCGCCGGGGGAGACCGGGGTGCTGCGGACCGTCGCCGCCGTGCTCTGGCAGCTGTCCTGGCGTCTGCGGCTGGTGCTGCTGGTGTCGGTGTTCGTGGTGCTGGCCCTGTCCGCGCGGCCGGAGGGCGGCACGGCGGGCGCCCGGATCGGGGCGGTGGCGGTGCTGCTGGTCGGGGCGCTGCTGGCTCGCTACGAGACCCGCGAGCTGCCGAAAGGGGCCTGGCCGGTGATCGTCGCCGCGGTGCGGGCGGACCGGCCGCTGGCCGTGACGTGGGTGGCGCTGGGGCTGTGCGTCGCGCTCTACGTCGCGGTCGCCGTCACCGGGATCGGGGTGCTCGCCGGTGTGGTGTGGATCGTGCTGCTCGGCCTGGCCCTGCTCGCGGTGATCGTGGGCGCGACCCGTCGCCACCGCACCCGGCACTGA
- a CDS encoding pyridoxamine 5'-phosphate oxidase family protein, whose amino-acid sequence MPLRTPALVVGPRKRPVVSAPVRPSVTPPARPAPEPEPRPTPGSKGEHTLQEQFGSVARAGRFYDDQVRDRLLPRMVEFIGRMEMAFIATADSHGECDNSLRAGPPGFLQVLDEFTLAYPEYRGNGVFASLGNLAENGHVGILMVDFVESLIGLHVNGRTRILDDDAFRVEYPEHARDQAPGRRAERWVVVDVEEAYIHCRKHIPRMERVTQKRDWGTDDPARKGGDFFGAKGTPARVTRPPRRRFPSTTHLSGGATKALRRR is encoded by the coding sequence GTGCCGTTGCGAACCCCCGCTCTGGTGGTCGGCCCGCGCAAGCGGCCGGTCGTCTCCGCCCCGGTCCGTCCGTCGGTGACCCCGCCCGCGCGCCCGGCCCCCGAACCCGAGCCGCGTCCCACGCCCGGTTCCAAGGGCGAGCACACCCTGCAGGAGCAGTTCGGCAGCGTCGCCCGCGCCGGCCGCTTCTACGACGACCAGGTCCGGGACCGCCTGCTGCCGCGCATGGTCGAGTTCATCGGCCGCATGGAGATGGCGTTCATCGCGACCGCCGACTCGCACGGCGAGTGCGACAACTCCCTGCGCGCCGGACCGCCCGGCTTCCTGCAGGTGCTCGACGAGTTCACGCTCGCCTACCCCGAGTACCGCGGCAACGGCGTGTTCGCCAGCCTCGGCAACCTCGCCGAGAACGGTCACGTCGGGATCCTGATGGTGGACTTCGTGGAGTCGCTGATCGGGCTGCACGTCAACGGCCGCACCCGGATCCTCGACGACGACGCCTTCCGCGTGGAGTACCCGGAGCACGCGCGGGATCAGGCCCCCGGACGGCGGGCCGAGCGGTGGGTGGTGGTCGACGTCGAGGAGGCCTACATCCACTGCCGCAAGCACATCCCGCGGATGGAGCGGGTCACGCAGAAGCGCGACTGGGGCACCGACGACCCGGCCCGCAAGGGCGGCGACTTCTTCGGCGCGAAGGGCACACCGGCCCGCGTGACGCGCCCGCCCCGCCGTCGGTTCCCGTCCACCACGCACCTCTCCGGCGGGGCCACCAAGGCGCTGCGACGCCGCTGA
- a CDS encoding globin domain-containing protein: protein MTADQLIARDVAPPNRPATEAERTVELIRASFAAVEPQADELGKHFYSTLFTRAPETRDLFPVNMEVQRSRLLRALVHVVQMVDQPDDLVPFLQQLGRDHRKFGVLSQHYDAVGEALLSAIATYAGDAWTPEIEKAWVGAYGTVANAMQQAAAAERGPASWMGRVVDHRRIGWDLAVVTIATSEPVPYQAGQYVSVETPHRPRLWRYLSPANAPRRDGTIEFHVRAVENGWVSRAVVAHTQVGETWRIGPPMGRMAVPDNADRELLMIAGGTGVAPMKALLDEVRRRPNPPRTQVFVGGRTWEDLYDFTALRKLSYSEPWLDVIPVVETEEEASGAETGTLADVVTRYGAWADHDVLVCGSPSMIRSTVSRMLVAGTPLDRITYDPFTMD from the coding sequence ATGACCGCTGATCAGCTGATCGCCAGGGACGTCGCCCCGCCCAACCGGCCGGCCACCGAGGCCGAGCGCACGGTCGAGCTGATCCGGGCCAGTTTCGCCGCCGTCGAGCCTCAGGCCGACGAGCTCGGCAAGCACTTCTACTCGACGTTGTTCACCCGCGCCCCGGAGACCCGGGACCTCTTCCCGGTCAACATGGAGGTGCAGCGCAGCCGCCTGCTGCGCGCCCTCGTCCACGTCGTGCAGATGGTGGACCAGCCCGACGACCTGGTCCCGTTCCTGCAGCAGCTCGGCCGCGACCACCGCAAGTTCGGCGTGCTCTCCCAGCACTACGACGCGGTCGGCGAGGCGCTGCTCTCCGCGATCGCCACCTACGCCGGTGACGCCTGGACCCCGGAGATCGAGAAGGCCTGGGTCGGCGCCTACGGCACCGTCGCGAACGCCATGCAGCAGGCCGCCGCCGCCGAGCGCGGCCCGGCGTCCTGGATGGGCCGCGTCGTCGACCACCGCCGCATCGGCTGGGACCTGGCCGTGGTGACGATCGCGACCAGCGAGCCCGTGCCCTACCAGGCCGGTCAGTACGTCAGCGTCGAGACGCCGCACCGCCCGCGGCTGTGGCGCTACCTGTCCCCGGCCAACGCCCCGCGTCGCGACGGGACCATCGAGTTCCACGTGCGCGCGGTGGAGAACGGCTGGGTCAGCCGGGCCGTCGTCGCCCACACCCAGGTCGGCGAGACCTGGCGGATCGGCCCGCCGATGGGCCGGATGGCCGTCCCGGACAACGCCGACCGCGAGCTGCTGATGATCGCCGGCGGTACCGGCGTCGCTCCGATGAAGGCGCTGCTCGACGAGGTGCGCCGCCGTCCGAACCCGCCGCGCACCCAGGTGTTCGTCGGTGGCCGGACGTGGGAGGACCTCTACGACTTCACGGCGCTGCGCAAGCTGTCCTACAGCGAGCCGTGGCTGGACGTGATCCCGGTCGTCGAGACCGAGGAGGAGGCCTCCGGCGCCGAGACCGGCACCCTGGCCGACGTCGTCACCCGCTACGGCGCCTGGGCCGACCACGACGTGCTGGTCTGCGGCTCGCCGTCGATGATCCGCTCGACCGTCTCCCGCATGCTCGTCGCGGGCACGCCGCTGGACCGGATCACGTACGACCCGTTCACGATGGACTAG
- a CDS encoding TauD/TfdA family dioxygenase, giving the protein MAETDAGGRRRGTVRPELKEMLDGVGVVPIRTGVDDARRALQAEGAVIVRGLPDDPEQLVTTAAVTLGGNLRELFGIRPQGGVDSPPLGLHSDGAYLQVDVHGRTTRLRDPDEDYLYMHCGDPADSGGDSVLVDGYALVEAIREHLPELHAFLTGVDVDFFGSRVDPPRGVPLTPLVRRMVEHTRGGRRVVRASDYAMPVPRVPGWDAHLAHIETYADVLATAFEVAPRFRLEGGDLFALDNYRFLHGRDGFRGERRLHVLSVRSSEAF; this is encoded by the coding sequence GTGGCGGAGACCGACGCGGGTGGACGGCGCCGGGGCACGGTGCGCCCGGAGCTCAAGGAGATGCTCGACGGGGTGGGTGTGGTCCCGATCCGGACGGGCGTCGACGACGCGCGCAGGGCCTTGCAGGCCGAGGGCGCGGTGATCGTCCGCGGGCTTCCGGACGACCCGGAGCAGCTGGTCACGACGGCCGCGGTGACGCTCGGCGGGAACCTGCGGGAGCTGTTCGGCATCCGTCCCCAGGGCGGCGTGGACTCCCCGCCGCTGGGCCTGCACTCCGACGGCGCCTACCTCCAGGTCGACGTGCACGGCCGGACCACGCGGCTGCGCGACCCGGACGAGGACTACCTCTACATGCACTGCGGCGACCCGGCCGACTCCGGCGGGGACTCCGTCCTGGTCGACGGGTACGCGCTCGTCGAGGCGATCCGGGAGCACCTCCCGGAGCTGCACGCGTTTCTGACGGGTGTCGACGTCGACTTCTTCGGCAGCCGCGTCGACCCGCCGCGCGGCGTCCCGCTCACGCCGCTTGTGCGGCGCATGGTCGAGCACACCCGCGGTGGACGACGGGTCGTGCGCGCCAGCGACTACGCGATGCCGGTGCCGCGGGTGCCCGGCTGGGACGCCCACCTGGCCCACATCGAGACCTACGCCGACGTGCTGGCGACCGCGTTCGAGGTCGCGCCGCGGTTCCGGCTCGAGGGCGGGGACCTGTTCGCGCTGGACAACTACCGCTTCCTGCACGGCCGCGACGGTTTCCGCGGCGAGCGCCGCCTGCACGTCCTGTCGGTCCGTAGCAGCGAGGCCTTCTGA
- a CDS encoding ABC transporter permease, with product MTAVAVTMPWWRPRHPARIAVVTAVVLLVVLAALPLDAITTNLSERFAGPSAAHPFGTDQLGRDVLARLAAGTRLSVGFTMVALVICAVAGTLLGVLAASAGRAVGQAFQRMVDVLVAIPAIVVGLVVVAASEGPPGLDTLLLAVVLTGWTPFARLTYQLTLRERSREYVEGAVAVGAGPFRIAFRHVLPNMLRPLTAHACLRFANVLLSLAGLSFLGLGVQPPTPEWGAMLDEGRQYMFVAPQLVLLPAVAIVGTALLVTVLGRLLERRWNGA from the coding sequence ATGACGGCCGTCGCCGTGACGATGCCGTGGTGGCGCCCCCGTCACCCCGCCCGGATCGCCGTGGTCACGGCCGTCGTGCTGCTGGTGGTGCTCGCCGCCCTGCCGCTGGACGCGATCACCACGAACCTGTCCGAACGGTTCGCCGGGCCGTCGGCGGCACACCCGTTCGGGACCGACCAGCTCGGCCGTGACGTGCTCGCCCGGCTCGCCGCCGGGACCCGGCTCTCGGTCGGGTTCACCATGGTCGCGCTGGTGATCTGCGCCGTCGCCGGGACGCTGCTCGGGGTGCTCGCCGCGTCGGCCGGACGGGCCGTGGGCCAGGCGTTCCAGCGGATGGTCGACGTGCTGGTCGCGATCCCGGCGATCGTCGTCGGACTGGTCGTCGTCGCCGCGAGCGAGGGGCCGCCCGGTCTGGACACGCTGCTGCTGGCCGTCGTCCTCACCGGATGGACGCCGTTCGCGCGGCTGACCTACCAGCTCACCCTGCGCGAGCGGAGCCGCGAGTACGTCGAGGGTGCGGTCGCGGTCGGCGCCGGCCCGTTCCGGATCGCGTTCCGGCACGTCCTGCCGAACATGCTGCGCCCGCTGACGGCGCACGCCTGCCTGCGGTTCGCGAACGTGCTGCTCTCGCTGGCCGGGCTGTCGTTCCTCGGCCTCGGCGTGCAGCCGCCCACGCCGGAGTGGGGCGCGATGCTCGACGAGGGCCGCCAGTACATGTTCGTCGCGCCGCAGCTGGTGCTCCTGCCGGCCGTCGCGATCGTCGGGACCGCTCTCCTGGTCACCGTGCTGGGCCGCCTGCTCGAAAGGCGGTGGAACGGTGCCTGA
- a CDS encoding ABC transporter permease yields MSAVLARRLLALPVVLFLASVLIFLLPRMAGVDTARAILRSRLGEAEPDPAVLAAIRLEFGLDASLTTQYWRWLSHVVVGDLGNSFTTRTSVAGLLFPALGVSLVLTAAALVLAALAGIPAGVWSARRPGGRLDRAVTATSVLGVATPEFVLGTVLVLVFAVALPVLPATGWGSVAQAVLPVLTLAAFPAALAAQLTRAETVDALARPHVMVARSKGIEERAVLWRHGGRLALTSVTSLSGLFFGGLLGGAVVVEVVFAVPGLGGLLYDSVVGQDLPVVQSGLLAVVAVAALASIAAEGLQLALDPVGRSTAT; encoded by the coding sequence GTGAGCGCCGTGCTCGCTCGTCGCCTGCTGGCGCTGCCGGTCGTACTGTTCCTGGCCTCGGTGCTGATCTTTCTGCTGCCGCGGATGGCCGGGGTGGACACCGCTCGCGCGATCCTGCGCAGCCGGCTCGGCGAGGCCGAGCCGGATCCGGCGGTGCTGGCCGCGATCCGGCTCGAGTTCGGTCTCGACGCCTCGCTCACGACCCAGTACTGGCGCTGGCTCTCGCACGTCGTCGTCGGCGACCTGGGCAACTCGTTCACGACGCGGACGTCGGTCGCGGGCCTGCTGTTCCCCGCGCTCGGGGTGTCGCTGGTCCTCACGGCGGCGGCGCTGGTCCTGGCCGCGCTGGCCGGCATCCCGGCCGGGGTGTGGTCGGCGCGGCGCCCCGGCGGACGGCTGGACCGGGCGGTGACGGCGACGTCGGTGCTCGGGGTGGCGACGCCGGAGTTCGTGCTGGGCACCGTGCTGGTCCTGGTCTTCGCGGTCGCGTTGCCGGTGCTGCCGGCGACCGGGTGGGGGTCGGTCGCGCAGGCGGTGCTGCCGGTGCTCACCCTGGCCGCGTTCCCGGCGGCGCTGGCCGCGCAGCTCACCCGCGCCGAGACCGTCGACGCGCTCGCGCGCCCGCACGTCATGGTCGCCCGCTCCAAGGGTATCGAGGAGCGGGCGGTGCTCTGGCGCCACGGCGGACGGCTCGCGCTGACGTCGGTGACGTCGCTGTCCGGGCTGTTCTTCGGCGGCCTGCTCGGTGGTGCGGTCGTGGTCGAGGTGGTGTTCGCGGTGCCGGGGCTCGGCGGGCTGCTCTACGACTCGGTCGTCGGCCAGGACCTGCCGGTCGTACAGTCCGGGCTGCTGGCCGTCGTCGCGGTGGCGGCGCTGGCGAGCATCGCGGCGGAGGGGCTGCAGCTCGCGCTGGACCCGGTGGGCCGGAGCACGGCCACATGA
- a CDS encoding ABC transporter substrate-binding protein has protein sequence MPAALPTRRRRVGVVLTCAAFALVTACGGGGAGSGTVVPDAQLTIAMQFAPGAGYGIDTDDALVVSQLGVSESLVASGADGVARPSLATEWARTDPRTWRFVLRPNVTFQDGTPLNPAAVVKALTWVAGVSAPPRAIKGIGLTAVADGADAVKVSTTAPDPILPLRLSSSNAAILAPSAYASNPPKVQDTGTGPMRITAVNGTQSATLARFDGYWGGRPQLAGVTANYVSDPAARALSLRAGDVDIAQELPESSALEFTGSNGFVNQTVASPRTDSLLLSQSAPPFRDIRVRQAITKAIDRTALGEQALAGSAVPASELFGPAVAWGSQERPPAPDVEGAKALLAQAGYGPQNPLRVSLGTYANRAELPTLATAVQGMLRAVGVEATIQVADYDAKEPDLLAGRYQMYLLSRSYLLDVPDAGATLTSDYSCQGSYNINRYCSQAFDALIAPLGTTTDPAARQEIFQRAAAQLNTDAVGVPLVHTQANGVGSKVTGYTVDPLAKTLVTAGLAKTE, from the coding sequence ATGCCTGCCGCTCTTCCCACCCGCCGTCGACGCGTCGGCGTCGTCCTGACCTGTGCCGCGTTCGCTCTCGTGACGGCCTGCGGGGGTGGCGGGGCCGGTTCCGGCACCGTCGTCCCGGACGCACAGCTGACGATAGCGATGCAGTTCGCGCCCGGCGCCGGCTACGGCATCGACACCGACGACGCGCTGGTCGTGTCGCAGCTCGGCGTCAGCGAGTCGCTGGTCGCCTCCGGCGCGGACGGCGTCGCGCGGCCGTCGCTGGCCACCGAGTGGGCTCGGACCGACCCGCGGACCTGGCGGTTCGTGCTCCGGCCGAACGTCACGTTCCAGGACGGGACGCCGCTGAACCCGGCCGCCGTGGTGAAGGCGCTGACCTGGGTCGCCGGCGTCAGCGCCCCGCCGCGGGCGATCAAGGGAATCGGGCTGACCGCCGTCGCCGACGGAGCGGACGCGGTGAAGGTGTCCACCACGGCCCCGGACCCGATCCTGCCGCTGCGCCTGAGCAGCTCCAACGCCGCGATCCTGGCGCCGTCGGCGTACGCGTCGAACCCGCCGAAGGTCCAGGACACCGGCACCGGCCCGATGCGGATCACCGCGGTCAACGGCACCCAGAGCGCCACCCTGGCGCGCTTCGACGGCTACTGGGGTGGTCGTCCGCAGCTCGCCGGCGTCACCGCGAACTACGTCTCCGACCCGGCGGCCCGCGCGCTGTCGCTGCGCGCCGGCGACGTCGACATCGCCCAGGAGCTGCCCGAGTCCTCGGCGCTGGAGTTCACCGGGTCGAACGGGTTCGTGAACCAGACGGTCGCCTCGCCGCGGACCGACTCGCTGCTGCTGAGCCAGTCCGCGCCGCCGTTCCGCGACATCCGGGTGCGCCAGGCGATCACCAAGGCGATCGACCGGACCGCGCTCGGTGAGCAGGCCCTGGCCGGGTCCGCCGTCCCGGCGTCGGAGCTGTTCGGCCCCGCCGTCGCGTGGGGGTCGCAGGAGCGCCCGCCCGCACCGGACGTCGAGGGGGCGAAGGCGCTGCTCGCCCAGGCGGGGTACGGGCCGCAGAACCCGCTGCGGGTGAGTCTGGGGACCTACGCCAACCGCGCCGAGCTCCCCACCCTGGCCACGGCCGTGCAGGGGATGCTGCGTGCTGTCGGGGTGGAGGCGACGATCCAGGTCGCCGACTACGACGCGAAGGAGCCCGACCTGCTGGCCGGGCGCTACCAGATGTACCTGCTCTCGCGCAGCTACCTGCTCGACGTCCCGGACGCCGGCGCGACGCTGACCAGCGACTACTCCTGCCAGGGCTCCTACAACATCAACCGCTACTGCTCGCAGGCCTTCGACGCCCTGATCGCCCCGCTCGGCACGACGACCGACCCGGCGGCACGCCAGGAGATCTTCCAGCGCGCGGCCGCCCAGCTGAACACCGACGCCGTCGGCGTCCCGCTGGTGCACACCCAGGCCAACGGCGTCGGCTCGAAGGTCACCGGCTACACCGTCGACCCGCTGGCCAAGACGCTGGTGACGGCCGGGCTGGCGAAGACGGAATGA
- a CDS encoding MDR family MFS transporter, whose product MVKISPRTAASPDLDPVRPRRWRPRQITQLAALPPVMRLLVLTQLAFNVGFYMVLPYLATHLAEDLGLAAAMVGLVLGLRTFSQQGLFVVGGALADRYGPKPVVLAGCALRVLGFVLLGLAGSATGVIAGALLTGFAAALFSPAVESSLAREAGERERSGEGPARSEVFALFAVSGQVGTVTGPLVGTALLLVDFRLACMVAAFAFVLVGLAHLRWLPRRPAAHAGEPLLAGWSEVLANRRFLAFAAGYSGWLLCYNQLYLALPDELRRATGGQSALGWLFVLSSVMVIGGQLRITGWARSIGRGRAIVLGFSLMALAFAAVGVARLLPDPPSWAVLVPAVAMVVLLTLGEMLAVPVAQDLVPRLAGERRLGAYFGVLSSAGGVAVLIGSTAVGALLDPSVPAAVPFFVLAAVPVAGALVLATLARRGALAPATPA is encoded by the coding sequence GTGGTGAAGATCAGCCCCCGGACGGCCGCGTCGCCGGACCTGGACCCGGTCCGTCCTCGCAGGTGGCGGCCCCGTCAGATCACCCAGCTCGCGGCCCTGCCGCCGGTGATGCGGCTGCTGGTGCTCACCCAGCTCGCGTTCAACGTCGGCTTCTACATGGTGCTGCCGTACCTCGCGACGCACCTGGCCGAGGACCTCGGGCTCGCCGCCGCGATGGTCGGGCTCGTCCTCGGGCTGCGGACGTTCAGCCAACAGGGGCTGTTCGTCGTCGGGGGAGCGCTCGCCGACCGGTACGGGCCGAAGCCGGTCGTGCTGGCCGGATGTGCGCTGCGCGTGCTCGGGTTCGTGCTGCTCGGGCTGGCCGGGTCGGCGACGGGGGTGATCGCCGGGGCGCTGCTCACCGGGTTCGCGGCGGCGCTGTTCTCGCCGGCGGTGGAGTCGTCGCTGGCCCGCGAGGCCGGGGAGCGTGAGCGTTCCGGTGAGGGCCCGGCCCGTTCCGAGGTGTTCGCGCTGTTCGCCGTCAGCGGGCAGGTCGGGACCGTGACCGGTCCGCTGGTCGGGACGGCACTGCTGCTCGTCGACTTCCGGCTGGCCTGCATGGTCGCGGCGTTCGCGTTCGTCCTGGTCGGGCTGGCGCATCTGCGCTGGCTGCCCCGCCGCCCGGCCGCACACGCCGGCGAGCCGCTGCTGGCCGGGTGGTCCGAGGTGCTGGCCAACCGCCGCTTCCTCGCCTTCGCCGCGGGCTACTCGGGCTGGCTGCTCTGCTACAACCAGCTCTACCTGGCCCTGCCCGACGAGCTGCGCCGCGCGACCGGCGGGCAGTCCGCGCTGGGCTGGCTGTTCGTGCTGTCCTCGGTGATGGTCATCGGTGGCCAGCTGCGGATCACCGGCTGGGCGCGCTCCATCGGGCGTGGACGCGCGATCGTGCTCGGCTTCTCGCTGATGGCGCTGGCGTTCGCCGCGGTCGGGGTGGCGCGGCTGCTGCCGGACCCGCCGTCCTGGGCGGTGCTGGTGCCGGCGGTGGCGATGGTCGTGCTGCTGACGCTCGGCGAGATGCTCGCCGTCCCGGTCGCGCAGGACCTCGTCCCGCGACTGGCCGGGGAACGACGCCTGGGCGCCTACTTCGGCGTGCTGTCCTCGGCCGGCGGGGTGGCGGTCCTGATCGGCTCGACGGCCGTCGGCGCGCTCCTGGACCCGTCCGTCCCCGCCGCGGTCCCGTTCTTCGTCCTCGCCGCCGTCCCGGTCGCGGGGGCCCTGGTCCTGGCCACCCTGGCCCGCCGGGGAGCCCTGGCCCCCGCCACCCCGGCCTGA
- a CDS encoding heat shock protein transcriptional repressor HspR, with the protein MAARRGHGAGDGPRPTETGLPPGAGADSPVFVISVAAELAGLHAQTLRSYDRLGLVSPGRSAGGGRRYSARDIALLREVQRLSQDEGVNLAGVKRIIELEQMVGELRERLDELTAELAAARTAGQQAAAAVHQSYRRDLVPVDRRSALVVWHPDRKD; encoded by the coding sequence GTGGCGGCACGACGGGGGCACGGTGCCGGTGACGGTCCGCGCCCGACCGAGACCGGGCTCCCGCCCGGCGCCGGCGCGGACAGTCCGGTGTTCGTGATCTCCGTGGCCGCCGAGCTCGCCGGGCTGCACGCCCAGACGTTGCGCAGCTACGACCGTCTCGGGCTGGTCAGCCCGGGCCGATCGGCCGGCGGCGGGCGTCGCTACTCGGCGCGCGACATCGCCCTGCTCCGCGAGGTTCAGCGCCTGTCCCAGGACGAGGGCGTCAACCTCGCCGGGGTGAAGCGGATCATCGAGCTGGAGCAGATGGTCGGTGAGCTGCGGGAACGCCTCGACGAGCTCACCGCCGAGCTGGCCGCCGCCCGGACCGCGGGACAGCAGGCCGCGGCGGCGGTGCACCAGTCCTACCGCCGCGACCTGGTCCCGGTGGACCGCCGCTCGGCCCTCGTCGTCTGGCACCCCGACCGCAAGGACTGA